The proteins below come from a single Parazoarcus communis genomic window:
- a CDS encoding nuclease-related domain-containing DEAD/DEAH box helicase encodes MAAKLSPCLMSVRHDAGLYRELDVLERLQLSLPDGYEIFHSVNWHTIHHGSDVYGEIDVVVLGPSGNMLLIEVKAGDAILRDGQLYKLYDGHERDITKQSQVQYAAMRNRLSAAKLDSHVDHCLVLPDYNVDDTHIISTPRERIIGAGEYDTLGRRVRELIPTTSCKSDVEAVRRFLANEFKVSPDLRVLGDQLRKTSRQLSDGLATWVPRIEAPSGVIRIQATAGSGKTQLALRLLEDAATEGKRALYVCFNRTLADHIGRIAPARAKVTSFHELCVAHYRRAVGEPDFSATGIFDVVAEVYCRDAGVSALRYDLIVIDEGQDFEPAWVAGVLAQLNDDGRFYFLEDEAQRLYKRDDFDLNGAVTLTCSDNFRCPTMIVNVINALGLANRPIDSRSPFAGELPEFRRYNSERELVHQTAQAVQSLISRGVAVENIAVLTGRGHANSSILKKNQLGDFTVRRFTGQYSVDGEPIHTDGDLLLESIYRFKGQSADGIVLTEFDFETLDDPVRRKLFVGMTRAHLAVELVLSAQADSALERALLG; translated from the coding sequence ATGGCGGCCAAGCTATCCCCTTGTCTGATGTCTGTGCGGCACGATGCGGGCCTTTACCGCGAATTGGACGTGCTGGAGCGTCTTCAGTTGTCCTTGCCGGATGGCTATGAAATATTTCACAGCGTTAACTGGCACACGATTCATCACGGCAGTGATGTCTATGGCGAGATCGACGTTGTTGTCCTTGGCCCCTCAGGGAACATGTTGCTGATCGAGGTCAAAGCAGGTGACGCCATTCTGCGGGATGGGCAGCTTTACAAGCTCTACGACGGACACGAGCGGGACATCACAAAGCAGTCCCAGGTGCAGTATGCAGCGATGCGAAACCGACTTAGCGCGGCAAAGCTCGATTCCCACGTCGACCATTGCCTTGTCCTGCCCGACTACAACGTCGACGATACCCATATCATCTCGACGCCCCGGGAGCGCATCATTGGCGCGGGCGAGTACGACACGCTGGGTCGCCGTGTTCGCGAGTTGATACCGACTACGTCGTGCAAAAGTGATGTGGAAGCGGTACGGCGCTTTCTCGCAAACGAGTTCAAGGTGTCGCCCGATCTCAGGGTGTTGGGTGATCAGTTGCGCAAGACCAGCCGACAGTTGTCCGATGGTCTCGCAACTTGGGTACCGCGTATCGAAGCCCCGTCGGGTGTGATTCGCATTCAAGCGACGGCTGGCTCCGGTAAGACGCAACTGGCGCTGCGCCTGCTGGAGGATGCTGCAACGGAGGGGAAAAGGGCGCTCTACGTGTGCTTCAACCGGACGCTTGCAGATCACATCGGACGCATTGCTCCGGCCCGGGCGAAGGTCACGAGTTTCCATGAGCTGTGCGTTGCGCATTACCGGCGTGCAGTGGGCGAGCCAGATTTCAGTGCCACGGGTATCTTTGATGTCGTTGCCGAGGTCTACTGCCGCGATGCCGGTGTGAGCGCCTTGCGCTACGACCTCATCGTGATTGACGAAGGCCAGGACTTCGAGCCGGCCTGGGTGGCCGGCGTGCTCGCGCAACTAAACGACGATGGACGGTTCTACTTCCTCGAGGACGAAGCGCAGCGACTCTACAAGCGCGACGACTTTGATCTGAACGGTGCCGTGACGCTGACCTGCAGCGACAATTTCCGTTGTCCGACGATGATCGTGAATGTCATCAACGCACTGGGTTTGGCGAATCGTCCTATAGATTCACGAAGCCCCTTTGCCGGTGAGCTACCAGAGTTTCGTCGCTATAACAGTGAGCGCGAACTTGTGCATCAGACCGCCCAAGCAGTGCAGTCCCTGATCAGCCGAGGTGTCGCAGTTGAGAACATCGCCGTACTCACTGGCCGAGGACATGCTAACTCGTCGATCCTCAAGAAGAACCAGCTCGGAGACTTCACCGTTCGCCGATTCACGGGGCAGTACTCAGTGGATGGAGAGCCGATCCATACCGACGGCGACCTGCTGCTGGAATCAATCTATCGCTTTAAGGGCCAAAGCGCCGATGGCATCGTGCTTACCGAGTTCGACTTCGAAACGCTAGACGACCCAGTTAGACGGAAGCTGTTCGTGGGAATGACGCGGGCGCATTTGGCGGTTGAGCTGGTGTTGTCCGCCCAGGCAGATTCTGCGCTAGAGCGAGCGCTCTTGGGGTGA
- a CDS encoding DEAD/DEAH box helicase produces MDNGLTLVIRFVHGIEEVPVSSIEDRLSPEDALTSGEFSSGTETISRIQASAITSLNDSWGVFSRSRISLLPHQLWVCHRALRKWPVRLMIADDVGLGKTVEAGLILWPLISRGTARRILILTPASLVEQWQYRMRQMFDIRLSIYQPDLDSGKRDFWNIHQQVVASLPTLRLDRNDRHERLLDAPAWDMVIVDEAHHLHADEATGKTLGFQLIEKMQKMGKITSCVLFTATPHRGKDFGFWSLMSLVDDDTFGPSKPRTSMLSKLPNRLIRNCKQKVVDMQGAPLFQPILQFPETFEYSPEETQFYETMTAFISSGKAYASTLSSQGRGQVMLVLIALQKLASSSVAAVRGALRTRLARIQDRASNLRMEADEFVREDDGTDDNDILKRWILDDQKNSLKLMEDEILHLNRLIEAAEHVVVESRIQRVIEIIEERFADESVLLFTEYKATQALVLSALMKRFGEKSVGFINGDGRLREVLFPDGKINSLSMARDLTGDAFNSGAIRFLVSTEAGGEGIDLQVRCHSLIHVDLPWNPMRLHQRVGRVNRFGQRHQVQVASLRNPDTVESLIWSKLEEKLNNIMRALGAAMDEPEDLLQLVLGMTEQKVFDELFQEAKDAPREGFDKWFDQKTQNFGGAEAIDTVISLLGHADGFDLSGLKNVPTADLPDLEPFFLSMLKQNGRRPEVTSEGLTFLTPDAWRNSPAILRKYERSVFRRDVEGKDAQARILGVGHPVIDQALRQAKGFPAKVALVPALNNVLAVFEVFDRVTTGQGQVKRVLIGVEDSPLKPALLNDSEVLSFLNSLEARSTDSAVQPTESAAIDQAHHFIQIGLDLVRSHIAAMKLPFDAPEVECLAVLVPAAP; encoded by the coding sequence ATGGACAACGGCCTCACATTGGTTATCCGCTTTGTTCATGGAATTGAGGAGGTGCCTGTAAGCAGTATCGAAGACCGGTTAAGCCCTGAAGATGCACTGACAAGTGGTGAGTTCAGCTCAGGAACTGAAACGATTTCGCGCATACAGGCGTCAGCCATTACATCCTTAAACGATTCATGGGGCGTCTTTTCTAGGTCCCGTATTTCGCTCCTGCCGCACCAACTCTGGGTGTGCCACCGTGCATTGCGTAAGTGGCCCGTACGTCTGATGATCGCGGATGATGTCGGACTCGGAAAAACGGTCGAGGCCGGCCTGATTCTGTGGCCATTGATCTCCCGCGGAACCGCAAGACGCATACTAATTTTGACTCCAGCCTCGCTCGTTGAGCAATGGCAATATCGAATGCGGCAGATGTTCGATATTCGGCTATCGATCTATCAACCGGATCTTGATAGTGGAAAGCGCGACTTCTGGAATATCCATCAACAGGTCGTCGCATCCCTACCAACGCTGCGACTGGACCGGAACGATCGCCATGAGCGCCTGCTGGATGCACCCGCTTGGGATATGGTGATTGTCGATGAAGCTCACCACCTGCACGCAGATGAGGCAACAGGCAAGACGCTAGGCTTTCAGCTGATCGAAAAGATGCAGAAGATGGGGAAGATAACCTCTTGTGTGCTTTTTACGGCTACTCCACATCGGGGCAAAGACTTTGGATTTTGGTCACTGATGAGCCTGGTTGATGATGATACGTTCGGCCCAAGCAAACCCAGGACGTCGATGCTCAGCAAGTTGCCGAATAGGCTGATTCGAAACTGCAAACAGAAGGTCGTTGACATGCAGGGGGCCCCACTGTTTCAGCCAATCCTGCAGTTTCCCGAAACCTTTGAATACTCGCCGGAAGAGACCCAGTTTTACGAGACGATGACTGCCTTCATCTCATCAGGCAAGGCCTATGCTTCGACGCTGAGTTCGCAGGGGCGCGGTCAAGTCATGCTCGTGCTGATCGCCCTCCAGAAGCTCGCATCCAGTTCGGTCGCCGCTGTTCGCGGGGCGCTCCGCACCCGATTAGCTCGAATTCAGGATCGTGCGTCGAACTTGAGGATGGAAGCCGACGAGTTTGTCAGGGAGGATGACGGCACCGACGACAATGACATCCTGAAGCGCTGGATCCTCGACGACCAAAAGAACAGCCTCAAGCTCATGGAGGACGAGATTCTTCACCTGAACCGACTTATTGAGGCAGCCGAGCATGTAGTCGTTGAAAGTCGCATACAGCGAGTCATAGAGATCATTGAAGAAAGATTTGCCGATGAGTCCGTACTGCTGTTCACAGAGTATAAGGCCACTCAAGCCCTGGTGCTGAGCGCCCTGATGAAACGTTTCGGCGAGAAGAGCGTTGGCTTCATCAACGGCGACGGAAGACTTCGCGAGGTTCTCTTTCCCGACGGAAAGATTAACTCTTTAAGCATGGCGCGCGACTTAACAGGGGACGCATTCAACTCCGGGGCGATTCGCTTCTTGGTTTCAACAGAGGCGGGAGGCGAAGGCATCGACCTACAAGTCCGATGCCACTCATTGATTCACGTCGATTTGCCCTGGAACCCGATGCGTTTGCATCAGCGGGTAGGGCGCGTCAATCGGTTCGGCCAACGGCATCAGGTGCAGGTCGCGTCCCTGCGTAATCCTGACACCGTCGAATCGCTCATCTGGAGCAAGCTGGAAGAGAAGTTGAACAACATCATGCGGGCGCTTGGCGCAGCAATGGACGAGCCCGAAGACCTGCTCCAACTCGTACTGGGCATGACCGAGCAGAAAGTTTTCGACGAACTTTTTCAGGAGGCAAAGGATGCGCCCCGAGAGGGATTCGACAAATGGTTCGATCAGAAGACTCAAAACTTCGGGGGAGCAGAAGCGATCGACACCGTAATATCACTCCTCGGACATGCTGATGGTTTTGATCTGAGCGGGCTGAAGAACGTCCCTACTGCAGATCTTCCAGACCTCGAACCGTTCTTCCTTTCGATGCTCAAGCAGAACGGCAGGCGCCCGGAGGTCACATCCGAGGGGCTCACATTCCTGACCCCAGACGCTTGGCGAAACTCTCCTGCGATACTTCGGAAGTATGAGCGATCAGTATTTCGCCGAGACGTTGAAGGCAAAGACGCACAAGCTCGCATCCTTGGAGTTGGTCATCCAGTCATCGATCAAGCCTTGCGCCAAGCAAAAGGTTTCCCTGCCAAGGTAGCACTCGTTCCTGCACTGAACAATGTACTCGCCGTGTTCGAGGTTTTCGATCGAGTAACAACCGGACAAGGACAAGTCAAACGGGTTCTGATCGGCGTCGAGGACAGCCCGTTAAAGCCTGCGCTGCTGAACGATTCCGAGGTGCTCAGTTTCCTGAATTCCCTTGAGGCCCGATCGACAGACAGTGCAGTTCAGCCAACCGAAAGTGCTGCAATCGATCAAGCCCATCACTTTATTCAAATCGGCTTAGACCTTGTTCGCTCCCACATTGCCGCAATGAAGCTCCCGTTCGACGCACCTGAAGTGGAATGCTTGGCGGTTTTGGTTCCTGCCGCGCCCTAA